The following nucleotide sequence is from Novosphingobium sp. IK01.
CGCACATCGCCATGACTTCGGCCACTTCCTCGCGCGTGGCGCCCAGATCGACCAGCGCCTTGCCGTGGAAGCCGATGCACCCGTCACAGTGCTGGGTCACGCCGATGGCCAGCGCGATGAGTTCCTTGGTCTTCTTGTCGAGCGCGCCCTC
It contains:
- a CDS encoding carboxymuconolactone decarboxylase family protein, producing the protein EGALDKKTKELIALAIGVTQHCDGCIGFHGKALVDLGATREEVAEVMAMCVYMGGGPALMYAADALRAYDQFASPAKSDDI